One window of the Dermacentor andersoni chromosome 10, qqDerAnde1_hic_scaffold, whole genome shotgun sequence genome contains the following:
- the LOC126543686 gene encoding cell cycle control protein 50A-like, whose translation MNFISSSVKKMTSTTGSCTLRRLFEEKRKSGKRLALCARFARSRRRGRSRRSTYRRHSGLLGRAMNNPQQKSHRPIDRPFWQQKLPGWTPMLNAGNAAMPFLLAGFIFVPIGVAVFLTTSRLQEYQFDYTDCRQVNTNKTCASVIAKEPTKSCVCYEIITLPEDFRQTVNVYYGLTSYYQNFRFYVQSRDEKQLLGFPHSARYACKPYDVDPKTGYTIFPCGAIANSLFNDTFKLRYRAGSNYRDVEISTDNISWPSDRERKFRNPISRNLSGTVKPPNWPLPVDQLPGGLQNEAFIVWMRTAALPSLRKLYGRIASTGEFTRVMPRGEYYLEVHYRYPVTVFGGTKRLILSNASWMGSRNPFIAIAYVCVGCLCVALGLAFIAINRRFSSIKFPMPEISDFCEKRHVWRARKPSLLPLPQTRSGSTAGRPPSKTSVR comes from the exons ATGAACTTTATATCGTCAAGTGTAAAGAAAATGACCAGTACTACAGGGTCATGTACACTCAGGAGGCTGTtcgaagaaaaaaggaagagtgGGAAACGCCTCGCGCTTTGCGCACGCTTTGCCCGTTCTCGAAGAAGAGGAAGATCAAGAAGAAGCACTTACCGTCGTCATTCCGGACTTCTTGGCCGAGCGATGAATAACCCACAGCAGAAGAGTCACAGGCCCATCG accgcccCTTCTGGCAGCAGAAGCTCCCCGGATGGACGCCAATGTTAAACGCCGGCAACGCGGCAATGCCTTTCCTGCTGGCCGGGTTCATCTTCGTGCCGATCGGTGTGGCCGTGTTCCTGACCACGAGTCGG CTGCAGGAGTACCAGTTCGACTACACCGACTGCCGGCAGGTGAACACCAATAAGACTTGCGCCTCGGTGATCGCCAAGGAGCCGACCAAGAGCTGCGTGTGCTACGAAATCATCACGCTCCCAGAAGACTTCCGT CAAACGGTGAACGTGTACTACGGCCTGACCAGCTACTACCAGAACTTCCGTTTCTACGTCCAATCGCGGGACGAGAAGCAGCTGCTGGGCTTCCCACACAGCGCGCGCTACGCGTGCAAGCCGTACGACGTGGACCCCAAGACCGGCTACACCATCTTCCCCTGCGGCGCCATCGCGAACAGCCTCTTCAACG ACACGTTCAAGCTCAGGTACAGAGCGGGATCCAACTACCGGGATGTCGAGATCTCCACCGACAACATCTCCTGGCCCTCGGACCGCGAGCGGAAGTTCAGAAACCCGATAA GCAGGAATCTGTCTGGCACGGTCAAGCCTCCAAACTGGCCGCTGCCCGTGGACCAGCTGCCCGGAGGCCTGCAGAACGAGGCGTTCATAGTGTGGATGCGTACGGCGGCGCTGCCATCGCTACGAAAGCTGTACGGTCGCATCGCCAGCACGGGCGAGTTCACTCGGGTGATGCCTCGAGGGGAGTACTACCTCGAGGTGCACTACC GGTACCCGGTGACCGTGTTCGGCGGCACCAAGCGGCTGATCCTGTCCAACGCGTCGTGGATGGGGTCGCGCAACCCCTTCATCGCGATCGCCTACGTTTGCGTCGGGTGCCTGTGCGTGGCGCTAGGCCTCGCGTTCATCGCCATCAACCGCAGATTCAGCAGCAT CAAGTTCCCGATGCCCGAGATCTCGGACTTCTGCGAGAAACGGCACGTGTGGAGGGCGCGAAAGccgtcgctgctgccgctgccccAGACCCGCTCAGGCAGCACGGCCGGACGGCCGCCGAGCAAGACGAGCGTCCGCTGA